GAGGCGGAGACCCAGTTGCGCGACGCCTTGCCGGTACGCGAGGCGGCGCGGGACTTCATCGGCGTGGGCGACACGCTGTTCAACCTCGCGAACCTCGCCAGCAGCCAGGGCCGGTGGGCGATCGCGGTCGCCACCGGACAGAAGGCCTTCGCCCTGCACGTCAAGCTCGGCGACGCACAGCGCATCGCCCAGGCCTACTGCAACGTGGGGACCTACGCCGCCGAGGCGGGCGACCTCTCCGAGGCCGAGAAGGCGCTCGGCGAGGCGGTGCTGCGCGCCCGGCAGGTCGGCGATCGCTTCAACGAGGGCCTGGCCCTCCTCAACCTGGGCGAGGTGAGCCACAAGGCCGGCCGACTGGACGAGGCCGAGGGCCGCCTGCGCGAGGCCCTGGCGATCCTGGAGGCCATCCAGAGCAAGGGCAACGTCGCGCAGGCGCTGCTGGCCCTGGGCGAGGTCCTCGACGAGTCGCCCGGTCGGAGCGCCGAGGCGTGGGAGGCGCTGGCCAGGGGCCTGCAACTGGCCCAGGGGGCCTCCGAGAAGATGGTGGTCGGGGCGGCCTATCACCGCATCGCTCGCTTCTACCGGCGGGCCGGGCAGCTGGAAGAGGCGCTGGCCTGGGCGGGCAAGGGCGTCGGCCTGCTCCAGGAGACGCAGTTCAACCTGGAACTCGGGCGCGCCTACACCCAACTGGCGGAGATCCTGGCCGAGCAGGGCAAGGACGATCTGGCCAAAGGCGCCAGGGACAAGGCTATTGCCCTCTTCGAGGCGCTGGGGGCGGCCAGCGAAGCCGAACGCGCCGGCAAGGTCGGAGGAGTGCGTCAGCCCGGGTAAAAGGCGGGCATGAAAGCTCGCTTTTCATTCGTCCTGATCGCGCTCGCCTTCGCCATCGGCGCCTCCTCGCTGCCGGGCTGCGACGTCATCGGCAAGCTGCTGATGGCCACGCCGACCCCGACGCCCACCCCGCAGAAGAACGCGGCGCTGGGCGGCGGCAACGCCTATCGCACCGAGGCCGCGGTGCCCGGACAGGCCGGCCAGGAATAAGGAACCGGTGTCCTCCCGGGGCGGCTCGCGTGGGGCGTCCGGGGCGCCACTGTCGGCGGCCGAAGCCGCTCTGACCTTTCGGCCCCTGTAGGCCGCCGACTACTCCGTCAGCGCCCGCTTGGCGTCGACGAGGCCCTGGCCGAAGAGGGACGGATCGCCCAGGCGCTCCGCGGTGGCCAGAAGCTTGCCCTTGAGCTGCTCCGCGCTCATGGCGGGGTGCTTGCTCCAGACCAGGGCCGCCACGCCGGCGACGTAGGGCGCGGCCATCGACGTGCCGCTGAACTTGGCGTACTGCTTGCCGACGATCGTGGACATGATGCCCACCCCCGGCGCGACCAGGCCGAGGCTCGTGTCGTGGTTGGAGAAGGAAGCCAGGTTCTTGCCCGAGTCGATGGCGCCCACCGAGAGCACGCCCGGGTAGGCGGCCGGGAAGCCCACGCCGTCGGCCTCGTTGCCCGAAGCCGCGACGATCAGGGCGCCGGCGTCGGTGGCGGCCTCGAAGAACTCGCGCTCGACGCTCGAGGCCCCGGCGCTCCCCAGCGAGAGGTTGACGATCTTGGCGCCGTGCGTGATGGCGTAGGCGATGCCCTTCATCACGCCGAAGTTGGAGCCGCCGCCCTGCGCGTCCAGGACCTTGACGGCCATCAGCTTGACGTTGGGCGCGACGCCCGCGATGCCGGTGCGGTTGTCGGCGGTGGCGCCGATGATGCCGGCCACGTGCGAGCCGTGCGAGTTGTCGTCGATCGGGCCCGGATCCTTCTTGCCGAACTCGTACCACTTCTTGCGGAACGTGTAGTTGGGCCCCAGCACGACCCGCTTCTCCAGGTCGGGGTGGGTGTAGTCGATACCCGTGTCGATGACCGCGACGATCAGGTCTTCCTTGCCGCGGGTGAGCGTCCACAGATTGGGGATGTTGCCCATCTGGAGGCCCCATTGCGCGAAGTAGAACTCGTCGTTGGGCTTGACGTTCTGGCCCGGATCGCCCGGGGGATTTGCGGGCGGCGGGGCCGGCGGCTGGCCGGGATCGGCCGGCGGGGGCGCCGGCGGCTGGCCAGGATTGCCGGGATTGGGATCCGGCGTGCCGTTGGCGAAGGCCCGCAGGTTCTGGTCGGCCTTGAGGCCCTGGCCGCGGAACGCCGCCAGCAGATGCTGCAGCTTGCCCTGCCCGTCCACCAGGTGGTACGTGCGGCTGCCGAAGGTGAACTGGTCGAGTTCTTCGCCCACGCCGCTCAGCGTCACGC
Above is a genomic segment from Candidatus Tanganyikabacteria bacterium containing:
- a CDS encoding S8 family serine peptidase; its protein translation is MQKPFSRSLALLALAATLAACGQAPGVAKLQSASAHKINPPGKDAPSFKAAAAKASPEEVVVATAAGVTLSGVGEELDQFTFGSRTYHLVDGQGKLQHLLAAFRGQGLKADQNLRAFANGTPDPNPGNPGQPPAPPPADPGQPPAPPPANPPGDPGQNVKPNDEFYFAQWGLQMGNIPNLWTLTRGKEDLIVAVIDTGIDYTHPDLEKRVVLGPNYTFRKKWYEFGKKDPGPIDDNSHGSHVAGIIGATADNRTGIAGVAPNVKLMAVKVLDAQGGGSNFGVMKGIAYAITHGAKIVNLSLGSAGASSVEREFFEAATDAGALIVAASGNEADGVGFPAAYPGVLSVGAIDSGKNLASFSNHDTSLGLVAPGVGIMSTIVGKQYAKFSGTSMAAPYVAGVAALVWSKHPAMSAEQLKGKLLATAERLGDPSLFGQGLVDAKRALTE